In the genome of bacterium, one region contains:
- a CDS encoding tryptophan-rich sensory protein, translated as MKNKYVRFIVSIIIPQLAGGIGSIFTSSKIPTWYASIQKPALNPPNWVFGPVWTTLFLLMGIAFYIVWTKGRQGTNIKAATAIFIVQLIVNTFWSIAFFNFQSPFLALGVIAVLWILILINIVLFYRVSKTAGLLLIPYLLWVSFATYLNYSIWRLN; from the coding sequence ATGAAAAACAAATACGTTCGATTCATTGTTTCTATAATTATCCCCCAGCTCGCTGGCGGCATCGGTTCCATCTTTACCTCATCTAAGATCCCGACCTGGTACGCATCAATTCAGAAGCCGGCGCTTAACCCGCCTAATTGGGTTTTCGGCCCGGTATGGACTACCCTCTTCCTATTGATGGGTATTGCGTTTTATATCGTTTGGACAAAAGGCCGACAGGGAACAAACATCAAAGCCGCGACTGCGATTTTCATTGTTCAACTAATAGTAAACACTTTTTGGTCTATCGCATTTTTCAACTTCCAAAGCCCGTTCCTGGCCCTGGGAGTAATTGCCGTGCTGTGGATACTGATCTTAATAAACATCGTTCTTTTCTACCGGGTTTCCAAGACGGCAGGGTTATTGCTGATCCCTTATCTATTATGGGTGTCTTTCGCAACCTACCTCAATTATTCAATTTGGAGATTAAACTAG
- a CDS encoding prepilin-type N-terminal cleavage/methylation domain-containing protein — protein sequence MYETKVRLQNSTKTQSGFSIIEVVVTLFIIGLTLVLLQMSANSVVLNKQARYKEIATRIADQKMQSIRTTDFDSIPSTGTFNDSLMSSIPSGAGNITVVDVNDTLKDVTVRVTWSNSRSNGNNSVELQTYITEGGLGQ from the coding sequence TTGTACGAAACAAAAGTGCGTCTTCAAAATTCCACAAAAACACAATCAGGATTTTCTATTATCGAAGTCGTGGTGACCCTGTTCATCATCGGGCTTACTTTAGTACTGCTTCAGATGAGCGCCAATTCTGTAGTATTGAACAAACAAGCGCGCTACAAAGAGATCGCGACTCGCATTGCCGACCAAAAAATGCAGTCAATCCGTACTACCGACTTTGATTCTATTCCCAGTACCGGAACATTCAATGATTCGCTAATGTCATCTATCCCAAGCGGCGCAGGCAACATTACTGTCGTAGACGTAAACGACACCTTAAAGGATGTTACAGTGAGAGTTACATGGAGCAATTCCCGCAGTAACGGCAATAATTCGGTAGAGTTGCAAACCTACATTACCGAGGGAGGGCTGGGGCAATGA
- a CDS encoding pirin family protein translates to MIRKIPSNARYRAEHDWLTTYHLFSFAMYFDRGNMNFGALRVFNDDYIDGENGFGAHQHDNMEIVTIIHEGRLTHQDSLGNTGIISKGEVQYMSAGTGVTHAEVNQEKAPIHLYQIWIMPDEQNLPPQYAQKDFSNIESNALVPVASGQNLPGAIPIRTNSTIYLSKLDAGHAITHRLEPDRGLFVYIKEGSLEINGTQFAKEDQARIMDEDLVLIKTNGNTEFVAIDVPMRLPI, encoded by the coding sequence ATGATTAGAAAAATTCCGTCTAATGCTCGCTACAGGGCTGAGCACGACTGGCTTACAACCTACCACCTGTTCTCCTTTGCCATGTACTTTGACCGAGGCAATATGAATTTTGGCGCACTCCGGGTTTTTAATGACGATTACATAGACGGCGAAAACGGTTTCGGCGCGCATCAACACGACAACATGGAGATTGTTACCATTATCCATGAGGGCCGGCTTACTCACCAAGACAGCCTTGGCAACACAGGCATAATTAGCAAAGGCGAAGTTCAGTATATGTCAGCGGGAACAGGGGTAACGCACGCCGAAGTGAATCAGGAGAAAGCTCCAATACACTTATATCAAATTTGGATAATGCCGGATGAGCAAAATTTGCCGCCTCAATATGCACAGAAGGATTTTAGCAACATAGAATCAAATGCCCTCGTACCGGTTGCCTCCGGGCAAAACCTGCCAGGCGCAATTCCAATTCGCACCAACTCCACCATATACCTTTCTAAGCTCGATGCAGGGCATGCTATAACACACCGGCTCGAACCTGATCGCGGACTGTTTGTTTATATCAAAGAAGGATCTTTGGAGATCAATGGTACCCAGTTTGCAAAGGAAGACCAGGCTAGAATAATGGATGAAGACCTGGTCCTAATAAAAACAAATGGGAATACTGAATTCGTTGCTATTGATGTGCCAATGAGGCTGCCTATTTAG
- a CDS encoding type II secretion system protein encodes MNHKGTSQQQGFTIMEVVIVIALFAIILVALLSLFDWHQKIFILEQADVRATSSVRSTMNNMSKYVAQASNIENFHARLPAHLIALTTIVLW; translated from the coding sequence ATGAATCATAAAGGTACGAGCCAGCAACAAGGTTTTACTATAATGGAAGTGGTGATAGTGATAGCGCTGTTCGCTATTATTCTGGTAGCTCTGTTAAGCTTGTTTGACTGGCATCAGAAGATATTCATACTAGAGCAAGCAGATGTGCGCGCTACAAGTTCTGTACGCAGCACGATGAATAATATGAGTAAGTATGTGGCCCAGGCCAGTAATATAGAAAACTTCCACGCACGATTGCCGGCACATCTTATAGCACTGACAACGATTGTGTTGTGGTAA
- a CDS encoding nucleotidyltransferase domain-containing protein, producing the protein MLYLDQRDTYINSVLDKYKTNGLTVFLSPTVAYIINPIKAIVSTWAGGQLKAIELSGSFAKGTATALSTDADLFISLKSDTTQSLKDIYKMLYNRMKANGYSVREQNVSIGVTVNNFKVDLVPAVHRGGLTRDHSLYRRKADTWTQTNIYKHIDLVKNSKRLDEIRALKIWRTLNGLDFPSFYLELTVIEALKGHGFNKPGQNLLTVLDYIANKFTYARVVDPSNTNNIISDELTAGEKQTIANLAKNTRQKQYMKDIIW; encoded by the coding sequence ATGCTGTATTTAGACCAAAGGGATACCTACATTAATAGTGTTTTAGACAAATACAAGACAAACGGTCTTACTGTTTTTCTAAGTCCCACTGTCGCTTATATAATTAACCCTATCAAGGCCATAGTAAGTACGTGGGCTGGAGGCCAATTAAAGGCGATCGAGTTATCAGGCTCTTTTGCCAAGGGAACGGCAACAGCCCTGTCTACAGATGCTGACCTGTTTATTTCTTTAAAATCGGACACCACTCAAAGTCTTAAAGATATTTATAAGATGCTCTATAACAGAATGAAAGCCAACGGTTACTCTGTAAGGGAGCAAAATGTATCGATAGGTGTGACTGTTAATAATTTTAAAGTTGACCTTGTTCCAGCCGTTCATAGAGGAGGTCTGACCAGAGACCATTCTTTATATCGTAGAAAGGCTGACACTTGGACGCAAACCAATATTTATAAGCATATTGACTTGGTAAAAAATTCAAAGCGACTAGATGAGATCAGGGCTTTAAAAATATGGAGAACACTTAATGGACTAGATTTTCCTTCATTCTATCTTGAACTTACAGTGATTGAAGCACTAAAAGGACACGGATTTAACAAACCAGGGCAAAACTTACTTACAGTGCTGGATTATATTGCAAACAAATTTACTTATGCTCGCGTTGTTGATCCTTCGAACACAAATAATATTATTTCAGATGAACTTACGGCAGGAGAAAAACAGACTATAGCGAACTTGGCGAAAAACACACGCCAGAAACAATATATGAAAGATATTATCTGGTAA